One Pedococcus aerophilus DNA window includes the following coding sequences:
- a CDS encoding 1-aminocyclopropane-1-carboxylate deaminase, which yields MSIHDFPRHPLTFGPSPVHRLARLTEHFGGAQVWAKREDVNSGLAFGGNKTRKLEYIVPDVLASGADTLVSIGGYQSNHTRQVAAVAAHLGLKCRLVQEKWVDWDDPVNDKVGNILLSRIMGADSRLDPHGFDIGIRTSWEDALREVEESGGTPYGIPAGASEHALGGLGFANWAYEVAEQEKDLGVFFDTIVVCTVTGSTHAGMIAGFAALEDAGGRPRRVIGIDASATLDKTREQVRRIAQHTADLIGLGRALREDEVTVLEGWAGDLYGIPVQSTIDAIRLSGSLEGMIIDPVYEGKSMAGLIDLVASGDIPRDSTVLYAHLGGQPALNAYSAIFEEGWVGE from the coding sequence ATGTCGATCCATGACTTCCCGCGCCACCCGTTGACGTTCGGCCCGAGCCCGGTGCACCGCCTGGCACGCCTGACCGAGCATTTCGGCGGGGCGCAGGTCTGGGCCAAGCGCGAGGACGTCAACAGCGGTCTCGCCTTCGGTGGCAACAAGACCCGCAAGCTGGAGTACATCGTCCCCGACGTCCTCGCCTCGGGTGCCGACACCCTCGTCTCCATCGGCGGGTACCAGTCGAACCACACCCGTCAGGTCGCTGCGGTCGCCGCCCACCTCGGGCTCAAGTGCCGCCTCGTCCAGGAGAAGTGGGTGGACTGGGACGACCCGGTCAACGACAAGGTCGGCAACATCCTGCTGTCGCGCATCATGGGCGCCGACTCACGGCTCGACCCGCACGGGTTCGACATCGGCATCCGCACGTCGTGGGAGGACGCGCTGCGCGAGGTCGAGGAGTCCGGCGGCACGCCCTACGGCATCCCGGCCGGCGCCAGCGAGCACGCGCTCGGAGGGCTCGGCTTCGCCAACTGGGCCTACGAGGTCGCCGAGCAGGAGAAGGACCTGGGCGTCTTCTTCGACACGATCGTCGTGTGCACGGTCACCGGGTCCACGCACGCCGGGATGATCGCCGGGTTCGCGGCGCTCGAGGACGCGGGCGGGCGTCCGCGGCGGGTCATCGGCATCGACGCGTCCGCCACCCTCGACAAGACCCGGGAGCAGGTGCGGCGGATCGCCCAGCACACCGCCGACCTCATCGGGCTGGGCCGGGCCCTTCGCGAGGACGAGGTGACCGTGCTCGAGGGCTGGGCCGGCGACCTCTACGGCATCCCCGTCCAGTCGACGATCGACGCGATCCGGCTCAGCGGCAGCCTCGAGGGCATGATCATCGACCCCGTCTACGAGGGGAAGTCCATGGCCGGTCTCATCGACCTCGTCGCCTCCGGCGACATCCCGCGCGACTCCACGGTCCTCTACGCCCACCTCGGTGGCCAGCCTGCCCTCAACGCCTACTCCGCGATTTTCGAGGAGGGCTGGGTGGGGGAGTGA
- a CDS encoding metal ABC transporter permease: MSEILALEFMRQALVAALLVGIAAPLVGVFLVQRRLSLIGDGMGHVALAGVAVGLLTGQAPVLTALLFAVAAAVAIELIRSRGRTSGDIALAVMFYGGIAAGVVIIAKSPSSSPANLTAYLFGAITTADQNDLWVFAGLAVVVLFTTWLLRPWLFAVANDEEYARASGLPVTALNIALAILTAVTVVVSMRVVGLLLISALMIIPNATAQLLGRSFRASVRWAVLVGVLSSVGGVITSYYAETPSGGTIVLLAIGAFVVVATVSALGAKARAARHRLAERHDHEHGPGCGHAAVAHDDHVDYVHDGHRHAPHEGHYDEHAPDDHPHDGPDSGHDRDGLAPKETAPR, translated from the coding sequence ATGAGCGAGATCCTCGCCCTCGAGTTCATGCGCCAGGCGCTCGTCGCCGCCCTGCTGGTCGGGATCGCCGCTCCCCTGGTCGGCGTCTTCCTCGTCCAGCGCCGGCTGTCCCTGATCGGTGACGGGATGGGCCACGTCGCCCTGGCAGGTGTCGCGGTCGGACTCCTGACCGGGCAGGCCCCGGTGCTCACCGCCCTGCTCTTCGCCGTCGCCGCAGCCGTGGCCATCGAGCTGATCCGTTCGCGAGGCCGCACCAGCGGGGACATCGCCCTCGCGGTGATGTTCTACGGCGGCATCGCCGCCGGTGTCGTGATCATCGCGAAGTCGCCGAGCAGCAGCCCAGCGAACCTCACGGCATACCTCTTTGGCGCCATCACCACGGCGGACCAGAACGACCTCTGGGTCTTCGCGGGGCTCGCCGTCGTCGTGCTCTTCACGACGTGGCTGCTTCGGCCGTGGTTGTTCGCCGTGGCCAACGACGAGGAGTACGCCCGCGCGAGCGGCCTGCCCGTCACCGCGCTCAACATCGCCCTCGCGATCCTCACCGCGGTCACGGTCGTCGTGTCGATGCGGGTCGTGGGCCTGCTGCTCATCAGCGCGCTGATGATCATCCCCAACGCCACCGCCCAGCTCCTGGGGCGCAGCTTCCGGGCCTCGGTCCGCTGGGCCGTCCTCGTCGGCGTGCTCTCCAGCGTGGGCGGCGTCATCACGTCGTACTACGCGGAGACGCCCTCCGGCGGCACCATCGTGCTGCTCGCCATCGGCGCGTTCGTCGTCGTGGCCACGGTCAGCGCCCTCGGCGCCAAGGCGCGAGCCGCGCGGCACCGGCTGGCCGAGCGCCACGACCACGAGCACGGTCCCGGCTGCGGCCACGCCGCTGTGGCCCACGACGACCACGTCGACTACGTCCACGACGGCCACCGGCACGCACCCCACGAAGGGCACTACGACGAGCACGCCCCCGACGACCACCCCCACGACGGACCGGACAGCGGCCACGACCGTGACGGGCTCGCACCGAAGGAGACGGCACCCCGATGA
- the leuA gene encoding 2-isopropylmalate synthase: MIHPQQPSGMPVAKYVPFQDQIAVDLPDRTWPTKVLEAAPRWCAVDLRDGNQALIDPMSPDRKKRMFELLVRMGYKEIEVGFPSASQTDFDFVRMLIEDDMIPDDVTIQVLTQCRDHLVERTFDAIRGAKQAIVHFYNSTSVLQRRVVFGLDQDGIVDIALQAARLCRKLEETIPDTVVYYEYSPESYTGTELEFAVRICNEVADVIDPTPDHKMIINLPATVEMATPNVYADSIEWMIRHLERRDSIVVSLHPHNDRGTGVAAAELGYLAGADRIEGCLFGNGERTGNVDLVTLGMNLFSQGIDPQIDFSDLDEIRRTVEHCNQLPVAERHPWGGDLVFTAFSGSHQDAIKKGFEDMERQVASSGKPIDELVWGVPYLPIDPHDVGRSYEAVVRVNSQSGKGGVAYLLKKEHQLDLPRRLQIEFSGVVQAKTDTEGGEVSAAQLWNVFQDEYLPAVDGEANAWGRFTPISHALESQAGGADRIVATMLDDGVEVSIEGTGNGPIAAFIDALSTVGVDVRVLDYAEHALSSGGDARAAAYVECAVGDRVLWGVGLHSSIVKASLTAVLSAVNRALREQD, translated from the coding sequence ATGATTCATCCGCAGCAGCCGTCCGGGATGCCCGTGGCGAAGTACGTCCCCTTCCAGGACCAGATCGCGGTCGACCTCCCTGACCGCACCTGGCCGACGAAGGTCCTCGAGGCGGCACCGCGATGGTGCGCGGTCGACCTGCGCGACGGCAACCAGGCGCTCATCGACCCGATGAGCCCGGACCGCAAGAAGCGGATGTTCGAGCTGCTCGTGCGGATGGGCTACAAGGAGATCGAGGTCGGGTTCCCCTCGGCGAGCCAGACGGACTTCGACTTCGTGCGCATGCTCATCGAGGACGACATGATCCCCGACGACGTGACGATCCAGGTGCTCACGCAGTGCCGCGACCACCTCGTCGAGCGCACCTTCGACGCGATCCGCGGCGCCAAGCAGGCGATCGTGCACTTCTACAACTCGACATCGGTGCTCCAGCGGCGCGTCGTCTTCGGGCTCGACCAGGACGGCATCGTCGACATCGCGCTCCAGGCGGCGCGCCTGTGCCGCAAGCTCGAGGAGACCATCCCCGACACGGTCGTCTACTACGAGTACAGCCCCGAGTCGTACACCGGCACCGAGCTCGAGTTCGCCGTGCGGATCTGCAACGAGGTCGCCGACGTCATCGACCCGACGCCCGACCACAAGATGATCATCAACCTCCCCGCGACCGTGGAGATGGCGACGCCCAACGTCTACGCCGACTCGATCGAGTGGATGATCCGCCACCTCGAGCGCCGCGACTCGATCGTCGTCAGCCTGCACCCGCACAACGACCGCGGCACGGGTGTCGCCGCCGCCGAGCTCGGCTACCTCGCCGGCGCGGACCGCATCGAGGGCTGCCTGTTCGGCAACGGTGAGCGGACCGGCAACGTCGACCTCGTCACCCTCGGCATGAACTTGTTCAGCCAGGGCATCGACCCGCAGATCGACTTCTCCGACCTCGACGAGATCCGGCGCACCGTCGAGCACTGCAACCAGCTGCCCGTGGCCGAGCGCCACCCGTGGGGCGGCGACCTCGTCTTCACGGCGTTCTCCGGCTCGCACCAGGACGCGATCAAGAAGGGGTTCGAGGACATGGAGCGCCAGGTGGCCTCCTCCGGCAAGCCGATCGACGAGCTCGTCTGGGGGGTGCCGTACCTGCCGATCGACCCGCACGACGTCGGTCGCTCCTACGAGGCCGTCGTCCGCGTGAACAGCCAGTCCGGCAAGGGTGGGGTCGCCTACCTGCTCAAGAAGGAGCACCAGCTCGACCTGCCGCGTCGCCTGCAGATCGAGTTCAGCGGCGTGGTCCAGGCCAAGACCGACACCGAGGGCGGCGAGGTCAGCGCGGCCCAGCTGTGGAACGTGTTCCAGGACGAGTACCTGCCCGCCGTCGACGGCGAGGCGAACGCCTGGGGACGGTTCACGCCGATCAGCCATGCGCTGGAGAGCCAGGCCGGGGGTGCAGACCGCATCGTCGCCACCATGTTGGACGACGGCGTCGAGGTCTCCATCGAGGGCACAGGCAACGGTCCGATCGCCGCCTTCATCGACGCGTTGTCGACCGTGGGTGTGGACGTCCGCGTCCTCGACTACGCCGAGCACGCCCTGTCCTCGGGCGGCGACGCCCGCGCCGCCGCCTACGTCGAGTGCGCCGTGGGCGACCGCGTCCTGTGGGGTGTCGGGCTGCACAGCTCGATCGTCAAGGCCTCGCTCACCGCGGTCCTGTCCGCGGTGAACCGCGCCCTGCGCGAGCAGGACTGA
- a CDS encoding transcriptional repressor, translated as MTGVQERTPSTTSDAVDPVEATRRPTRQRAAVAAVLADTGEFRSAQELHALLREAGDKVGLATVYRNLQAMAADGEIDMLRTDEGEAVYRACSTGHHHHLVCRDCGRTVEVEGPTVEAWTTKVSAEHGFTDVHHTLEIFGTCADCSR; from the coding sequence ATGACCGGAGTCCAGGAACGCACCCCCTCAACCACCTCTGACGCGGTCGACCCCGTCGAGGCCACGCGGCGGCCGACCCGTCAGCGCGCCGCGGTCGCCGCGGTCCTCGCCGACACCGGCGAGTTCCGTTCCGCCCAGGAGCTGCACGCGCTGCTGCGCGAGGCCGGCGACAAGGTCGGGCTCGCCACCGTCTACCGCAACCTCCAGGCGATGGCTGCCGACGGCGAGATCGACATGCTGCGCACCGACGAGGGCGAAGCCGTCTACCGCGCCTGCTCGACCGGCCACCACCACCACCTCGTCTGCCGTGACTGCGGACGCACCGTCGAGGTCGAGGGCCCGACCGTCGAGGCGTGGACGACCAAGGTCAGCGCCGAGCACGGGTTCACCGACGTGCACCACACCCTGGAGATCTTCGGCACCTGCGCCGACTGCTCCCGCTGA
- a CDS encoding alpha-ketoglutarate-dependent dioxygenase AlkB: protein MAMALPALQGSLLDTADEIELHGLDVRLTRTELSRGAWVDYRPGWLGGAEQLFDALHHDVPWYAEKREMYERVVDVPRLLKFYGEGEALPHPVLTEARDQLSTWYAAELGEPFVSAGMCLYRDGRDSVAWHGDRIGRSKDQDTMVAILSIGSARSLMLRPRGGGESLGFSLGHGDLVVMGGSCQRTWDHAIPKTNQPVGPRISIQFRPRGVR from the coding sequence ATGGCCATGGCACTCCCCGCGCTCCAGGGGTCCCTGCTCGACACCGCCGACGAGATCGAGCTGCACGGGCTCGACGTGCGCCTCACGCGCACCGAGCTCAGCCGCGGCGCGTGGGTCGACTACCGCCCCGGCTGGCTGGGCGGTGCCGAGCAGCTCTTCGACGCACTCCACCACGACGTCCCCTGGTACGCCGAGAAGCGCGAGATGTACGAGCGCGTCGTCGACGTCCCTCGCCTGCTCAAGTTCTACGGCGAGGGCGAGGCACTTCCCCACCCGGTCCTCACCGAGGCCCGCGACCAGCTCAGCACCTGGTATGCCGCGGAGCTGGGTGAGCCCTTCGTCAGCGCCGGCATGTGCCTCTACCGCGACGGCCGCGACTCCGTCGCCTGGCATGGCGACCGGATCGGGCGGTCCAAGGACCAGGACACGATGGTCGCGATCCTGTCGATCGGCTCGGCACGTTCACTGATGCTCCGCCCGCGCGGCGGCGGCGAGTCACTGGGGTTCTCGCTCGGCCACGGCGACCTGGTCGTCATGGGCGGCTCGTGCCAGCGCACCTGGGACCACGCCATCCCGAAGACGAACCAGCCGGTGGGTCCACGCATCTCGATCCAGTTCCGCCCCCGAGGAGTCCGCTGA
- a CDS encoding GNAT family N-acetyltransferase encodes MSASRTGPGGTRIETYAAGSAPADAPGRAEHPDRADRPDPADHLAGELARLLVDSVEHGASVGFLAPLALDEARDWWLSALADATAVVVIARTGDEVVGCVRVLPAPQANGRHRADIGKMLVHSGHRRRGIAGALLAAAEDVARGLGRTTLVLDTETGSDAERLYARAGWERVGEIPLFAGAADGTLISTTVFTKRLA; translated from the coding sequence ATGAGCGCCAGCAGGACCGGACCCGGCGGCACACGCATCGAGACGTATGCTGCCGGGTCGGCACCCGCCGACGCCCCCGGCCGCGCCGAGCACCCCGACCGCGCCGATCGTCCTGACCCAGCCGACCACCTCGCGGGCGAGCTGGCGAGGCTCCTCGTCGACAGCGTCGAGCACGGCGCGAGCGTGGGGTTCCTCGCGCCCTTGGCGCTGGACGAGGCACGCGACTGGTGGCTGTCGGCACTGGCCGACGCGACGGCCGTGGTCGTCATAGCCAGGACGGGCGACGAGGTGGTCGGGTGCGTGCGGGTGCTGCCGGCGCCCCAGGCCAACGGCCGGCACCGGGCCGACATCGGGAAGATGCTCGTCCACTCCGGGCACCGCCGTCGGGGCATCGCCGGAGCCTTGCTCGCGGCGGCCGAGGACGTCGCCCGCGGTCTCGGGCGGACCACCCTCGTCCTCGACACCGAGACCGGAAGCGACGCCGAGCGACTCTACGCGCGGGCCGGCTGGGAGCGCGTCGGGGAGATCCCGCTCTTCGCCGGTGCTGCCGACGGCACGCTGATCTCGACGACGGTCTTCACCAAGCGCCTCGCCTGA
- a CDS encoding diadenosine tetraphosphate hydrolase, with translation MDAGAGDWRHDRVGAALRGENPTVLRRLGAGFAVIGDVQFLPGYCVLVTDSPGIDRLTDLPRGRRLAFLADMDLLGEAVQTVCARRDPGFRRINLEIQGNHDAFLHAHVWPRYEWEGPEHTWRPVALHPIERWRAPEPSTVLGPQHDDLRADLVAELDRLGASNH, from the coding sequence ATGGACGCGGGCGCGGGCGACTGGCGACACGACCGGGTGGGCGCGGCCCTGCGGGGCGAGAACCCGACGGTGCTGCGACGGCTCGGCGCGGGCTTCGCGGTCATCGGTGACGTGCAGTTCCTCCCCGGCTACTGCGTCCTCGTCACCGATTCCCCGGGCATCGACCGGCTGACCGACCTCCCGCGCGGGCGTCGGCTCGCCTTCCTCGCCGACATGGATCTGCTCGGCGAGGCGGTCCAGACCGTCTGCGCGCGGCGGGACCCGGGGTTCCGGCGGATCAACCTCGAGATCCAGGGCAACCACGACGCGTTCCTGCACGCGCACGTGTGGCCGCGCTACGAGTGGGAGGGACCGGAGCACACCTGGCGTCCCGTGGCACTGCACCCGATCGAACGCTGGCGGGCACCGGAGCCGTCGACCGTGCTGGGACCGCAGCACGACGACCTGCGCGCCGACCTCGTGGCGGAGCTCGACCGTCTGGGTGCCAGCAACCACTAG
- a CDS encoding GntR family transcriptional regulator, whose product MPVPPSSNSPAPPVGRALLRDDVYRRLRDAIVDGTLEPGEQLRDQELAVWLGVSRTPVREALLRLQQAGLVAARPGRSTTVASLDARAVRDAQSVVASLHELAVREAVGLLTDDDLDRMRAANTRFDAALRSGDPDAALEADDELHAVPVVAAGNAAVAAVLEQYTPVLRRVERLRFASLSGRGSVALHARLIDLCAQGDTEAAAKVSFETWQTLEPLLDALTNDAEHLAAQGD is encoded by the coding sequence ATGCCCGTCCCACCGTCATCGAACTCGCCCGCCCCTCCGGTCGGCCGGGCGTTGCTGCGCGACGACGTCTACCGACGGCTGCGCGACGCCATCGTCGACGGCACCCTCGAGCCGGGGGAGCAGCTCCGCGACCAGGAGCTGGCTGTCTGGCTCGGCGTGAGCCGGACGCCGGTGCGGGAGGCGCTGCTACGGCTGCAACAGGCGGGCCTCGTGGCGGCGCGGCCGGGGCGGTCGACCACGGTCGCGTCCCTGGATGCTCGTGCGGTCCGTGACGCACAGTCCGTCGTCGCGTCCCTGCACGAGCTGGCGGTCCGTGAGGCGGTCGGGCTGCTGACCGACGATGACCTCGACCGCATGCGGGCTGCGAACACACGCTTCGACGCGGCACTGCGGTCCGGCGACCCTGATGCCGCCCTCGAGGCGGACGACGAGCTGCACGCCGTACCGGTCGTGGCTGCCGGCAACGCCGCGGTGGCGGCCGTGCTGGAGCAGTACACGCCGGTCCTTCGCCGCGTGGAGCGCCTGCGGTTCGCCTCCCTCTCCGGGCGTGGGTCCGTGGCCCTGCACGCCCGGCTCATCGACCTGTGTGCGCAGGGCGACACCGAGGCTGCTGCCAAGGTCTCGTTCGAGACGTGGCAGACCCTCGAGCCTTTGCTGGACGCCCTGACGAATGACGCCGAACACCTTGCAGCACAAGGAGACTGA
- a CDS encoding isoprenyl transferase — protein MSAAYAKPFAHPSGAQPPSLPKELVPNHVAVVMDGNGRWANQRGLARTKGHEAGEAALLDVVAGAIDIGVTHLSAYAFSTENWKRSPDEVRFLMGFNRDVIRRRRDQLHEWGVRMRWVGRRPRLWGSVIKELETAQELTRDNTGLTLYFCVNYGGRAEIADAVQKIAEQVQRGKLKPGSIDEKTIARHLPEPDMPDVDLFVRSSGEQRTSNFLLWQSAYAEMVFQDTLWPDYDRRHLWQAIQTYAERDRRYGGAVDLPTS, from the coding sequence GTGAGCGCTGCATACGCAAAGCCGTTCGCACACCCGAGCGGGGCCCAACCGCCTTCTCTGCCAAAGGAACTCGTGCCCAACCATGTCGCGGTGGTGATGGACGGCAACGGTCGCTGGGCGAACCAGCGGGGCCTCGCGCGCACCAAGGGGCACGAGGCAGGCGAGGCCGCGCTGCTCGACGTCGTGGCCGGTGCCATCGACATCGGGGTGACCCACCTGTCGGCGTACGCGTTCTCGACGGAGAACTGGAAGCGCAGCCCCGACGAGGTCCGGTTCCTCATGGGGTTCAACCGCGACGTCATCCGTCGACGGCGCGACCAGCTGCACGAGTGGGGCGTGCGGATGCGCTGGGTCGGTCGGCGCCCGCGACTGTGGGGCTCGGTCATCAAGGAGCTCGAGACCGCCCAGGAGCTGACCAGGGACAACACCGGGTTGACCCTCTACTTCTGCGTCAACTACGGCGGTCGCGCCGAGATCGCGGACGCGGTGCAGAAGATCGCCGAGCAGGTGCAGCGGGGCAAGCTCAAGCCCGGGTCGATCGACGAGAAGACGATCGCCCGCCACCTGCCCGAGCCCGACATGCCCGACGTCGACCTGTTCGTGAGGTCGTCGGGGGAGCAGCGGACGAGCAACTTCCTGCTGTGGCAGAGCGCTTACGCGGAGATGGTCTTCCAGGACACGCTCTGGCCGGACTACGACCGCCGGCACCTCTGGCAGGCCATCCAGACCTACGCCGAGCGCGACCGCCGCTACGGCGGTGCCGTCGACCTGCCGACCAGCTAG